From a single Nothobranchius furzeri strain GRZ-AD chromosome 7, NfurGRZ-RIMD1, whole genome shotgun sequence genomic region:
- the LOC139070707 gene encoding uncharacterized protein has protein sequence MWELIGIEYLYNQTGDVLEDRRVAIAALETEDVAVAEDEGFEESEVFVDLTVPILETTLQTPQPACSHDFLTSPASEPFLEIPAVEVKHAPVDDLEETASPSRLPDFHSDDTIPGTSRRQDSVGPDNTEGFRAVQDLAEALFNLREHSLALTLEESNNIVALWKRLSEHDKERTVFSPRHQTTLNKGRFRATKKIVAPGVESTKRCYSGARIPGQWPDCNRIVEAIFVQLCMAYPNPKRVEGVAFSRWTLIIRAYKHIRECILNNITIMEETTIQLPEVNKTTLTQWYCRRTRAQEKDILEQGILAPKPAISGETSQQSAPQHKAIQPAPSHKPYTFVLHPDTAGTAKLKIKKSDRAQCPPQPQPQNTGQLSVEIFPPATSSGPTYSVPSFIPIQPLPQPILPQFICAPTPSVPVYPVVAGPSAPKSQTPHVPYTTQQYRKRKEKEEQAGLQTRKYVKKTDTIVCKKCQKERKPSCHKQYFGNWYCEETANQSFEDWRAEMAARGYGKKKS, from the exons AGATGTTCTTGAGGACCGCAGAGTGGCAATTGCAGCTTTGGAGACAGAAGACGTAGCTGTGGCAGAAGATGAGGGCTTTGAAGAGTCTGAGGTTTTTGTGGATCTCACAGTTCCCATCTTGGAAACCACGCTCCAGACTCCTCAACCTGCCTGTTCACATGACTTCTTAACATCACCTGCATCTGAACCCTTCCTAGAGATACCAGCTGTGGAAGTTAAACATGCTCCTGTGGATGACCTGGAAGAAA CTGCATCTCCATCAAGGCTGCCTGATTTCCACTCTGATGACACTATTCCAGGGACATCAAGGAGACAG GACTCCGTTGGCCCCGACAACACCGAAGGTTTCAGAGCTGTGCAGGATTTGGCTGAAGCACTCTTCAATCTGAGAGAGCACAGCCTGGCTCTCACCCTTGAAGAGTCCAATAACATTGTTGCTCTTTGGAAGAGATTGTCAGAGCACGACAAGGAGCGCACCGTTTTTTCTCCACGCCACCAAACAACCCTGAACAAAGGCCGTTTTAGAGCAACAAAAAAAATTGTTGCACCAGGCGTGGAGTCGACAAAGCG GTGCTATTCTGGAGCACGCATTCCTGGACAGTGGCCAGATTGCAACCGGATTGTTGaggccatttttgtccagctcTGCATGGCTTATCCAAACCCAAAGAGAGTGGAAGGTGTGGCATTTTCAAGGTGGACCCTCATCATTCGTGCTTACAAGCACATTAGAGAGTGCATCCtgaacaacatcaccatcatGGAGGAGACGACCATACAGTTGCCAGAAGTCAACAAAACAACCCTCACACAGTG GTATTGCAGACGCACCCGGGCACAGGAGAAAGACATTCTTGAACAGGGCATTCTGGCACCAAAGCCAGCCATTTCCGGTGAAACCAGTCAGCAGTCAGCACCACAGCACAAAGCCATTCAACCTGCTCCATCACACAAACCTTACACCTTCGTCCTTCATCCCGACACGGCTGGAACGGCAAAACTGAAAATCAAAAAGTCAGATAGAGCACAGTGCCCACCTCAGCCTCAGCCACAGAACACAGGACAGTTGTCTGTGGAAATTTTTCCACCAGCAACCTCATCTGGTCCCACCTATTCTGTACCTTCTTTTATTCCGATCCAGCCACTTCCTCAACCCATCCTGCCACAGTTTATCTGTGCTCCGACTCCCTCTGTGCCAGTGTACCCTGTTGTGGCTGGGCCATCAGCACCTAAAAGCCAGACACCACATGTACCCTACACCACACAGCAGTACAGGAAGAGGAAGGAAAAAGAGGAGCAGGCTGGACTACAGACacgaaaatatgtaaaaaaaacagacacaatAGTTTGCAAGAAGtgccaaaaagaaagaaagccaTCCTGCCATAAACAGTATTTTGGGAACTGGTACTGTGAAGAGACTGCAAACCAGTCTTTTGAAGACTGGAGAGCTGAAATGGCTGCACGTGgctatggtaaaaaaaaatcttaa